The Blastopirellula sediminis sequence GCCAGATCTTCGGCACGGCCAGCGCGATCGCCGCCGCGAGATAGGCGAACAACAACGACCAGACGAGCCGCTCCAGAAATTGCTGGGCGTTCAGTCGCCAACGTGCGGCGCCAACTTGCTGATGCAACTTGTCCATCGTTCTGACCTTTACGGGAGAAACGGAAGAAAAGGGGCGTTTCTTGGTAATTCGTGCGAAAAAGCCCCATCTAAGAAGTGTACCGAAATTCCCCCCGATTTATCCACACAAATGGGGAAAAATCGTTGCGGAGCCGCGCCGGTCGCAGTTCTTAGCTTGGGTAGTTTCCAGCTGTAAGTTAGACTCCCCAGCAGAGAGGTTTGTTTCCTCCAAATTCAGAAGTGATCCGGGAATGTTAGCTACCGACAAAAAAGCGGAACGCCCGCTGGCCAGCCCCAGCGAAGCCCCGGATCGCGACGTCTTGATCTACGACGGACATTGCCGCTTTTGCACCCGCAGCGTTCGCTGGATCGACTTTTTGGGGGGAAAGGGACGACTTTCCTACCTTTCGCTGCATGATCCGGCCGTTTCGCAGTATGCCGCCGATCTGACGCATGACCAGCTGATGGAAGAAATGCTGGTCGTCGAGCCCAACGGAACGCGTCACGCCGGGGCGGCCGCATTTCGGTACCTGACCCGCAAGCTGCCACCCTTATGGATCTTGGCGCCGCTCCTGCATATTCCCTACAGTCTGCCTATCTGGGCCTTCTTCTACCGGCAATTTGCACGAATTCGGTACAGATTTGGGCGGAATCAATGCGACGGGGACTCCTGCAAGATACATTTCGACTAGATCACCGAAGTTGCCAGCACCGATCTAATCCGAATAACTGATCGTTTCGATCCAAGGACGGGGCAGTCAAGGAGCCGACTCAATGTTCGATTTTCGCTCGCGCGATCATGACGATCTGCCGGTGCGTGCTCATCGCATGGGAACTGAACTGGCCCTGGTCGAAAACCATGGCGCCTGGCAGATGACCATTCAGCGCCGGCTTTCTGGAACCACCGTCCGTCGCCATGTGTACAGCGTACAGCTGGTAGGTCACGAATCGTGCCTCCGCGAGTTCATGACCGGCTTCACGTCGCTCAACAGCGCCCGCAATGCGGCCCTCGAAAAGATCGACAAGCTCGAAGACAAGTACTACAAGACGACGTCGATCGAAGACGATTTCACGCCG is a genomic window containing:
- a CDS encoding thiol-disulfide oxidoreductase DCC family protein, with product MLATDKKAERPLASPSEAPDRDVLIYDGHCRFCTRSVRWIDFLGGKGRLSYLSLHDPAVSQYAADLTHDQLMEEMLVVEPNGTRHAGAAAFRYLTRKLPPLWILAPLLHIPYSLPIWAFFYRQFARIRYRFGRNQCDGDSCKIHFD